The following are from one region of the Candidatus Binataceae bacterium genome:
- a CDS encoding Hpt domain-containing protein → MTPANSNSSRANLGAAAEAVGAEVITLARIDRLRRSMPGKESVVGEMIDLFVADLPARLGAIRGAIDRADARGLALQAHALRGSAANFGAARLDELCGALETLGTGGALAGARATLDALATESARVRDAVLALEF, encoded by the coding sequence GTGACCCCGGCGAACAGCAATAGTTCGCGCGCCAACCTGGGTGCCGCCGCAGAGGCGGTCGGCGCCGAGGTCATCACCCTTGCGCGGATCGATCGGCTGCGCCGCTCAATGCCCGGTAAGGAATCCGTGGTCGGCGAAATGATCGATCTTTTCGTCGCCGACCTTCCCGCGCGGCTCGGCGCAATTCGCGGCGCGATCGACCGCGCGGATGCGCGCGGCCTCGCGCTGCAAGCCCATGCGCTCCGCGGCAGCGCGGCCAATTTCGGCGCGGCCCGCCTCGACGAGTTGTGCGGCGCCCTGGAAACGCTCGGCACGGGCGGCGCGCTCGCCGGGGCGCGCGCGACGCTCGACGCGCTTGCCACCGAAAGCGCACGCGTGCGCGACGCGGTGCTCGCGCTCGAGTTCTGA
- a CDS encoding helix-turn-helix domain-containing protein: MLDRVGGALPAHPASEARTDNALGAPALNEADLRARRAAALEESGDVGLSEYLDKAAGERISRALAKAKGNRAEAARSLGIGRATLYRFMRRLGNESFGQARGSDPGEQQ, from the coding sequence ATGCTCGATCGGGTCGGAGGCGCGTTGCCGGCTCATCCCGCGAGCGAGGCCCGCACCGACAATGCGCTTGGCGCGCCCGCGTTGAACGAGGCCGATCTGCGCGCGCGCCGCGCTGCCGCCCTCGAAGAAAGCGGTGACGTGGGGCTTAGCGAATATCTCGACAAGGCGGCGGGCGAGCGAATCTCGCGGGCGCTGGCCAAGGCCAAGGGCAATCGGGCCGAGGCGGCGCGCAGCCTTGGTATCGGCCGCGCGACGCTCTACCGCTTCATGCGGCGGCTGGGCAACGAATCGTTCGGCCAGGCGCGCGGCAGTGACCCCGGCGAACAGCAATAG
- a CDS encoding sigma-54 dependent transcriptional regulator, whose amino-acid sequence MHRILIVEDNPVDQRLFEQALSDPTREIEICSDGREALAAFERRSADVVISDIMMPNMEGNELLTELHRRAPNLPVILVTRFGSISAAVTTMHAGAFDYVTKPVEVIELQTRVKRALELDQLQHENDTLRQELSGRFGPDAVVAESIESRRLMELVRRIAASHSTVLIQGESGTGKELIARLVHYWSDRVGRPFVAVNCKAFAESVLESELFGHEKGAFTGAVAARQGCFERASGGTLLLDEIGDISPEFQAKLLRVLQESEVLRVGGAKPRRINVRVVAATNSSLKDKVSAGNFREDLYFRLNVIPIQLLPLRERREDILPLARAFLARMAAETGRHMTLDAEAAEMLLRHSWPGNVRELENAIERAVVLTAPTSSRPRT is encoded by the coding sequence ATGCACAGAATACTGATCGTTGAAGACAATCCGGTTGACCAGCGCCTGTTCGAGCAGGCGCTGAGCGATCCCACGCGCGAAATCGAAATCTGCAGCGACGGGCGCGAGGCGCTGGCCGCCTTCGAGCGGCGTTCCGCCGACGTGGTGATCTCGGACATTATGATGCCGAACATGGAGGGCAACGAGCTGCTCACCGAGTTGCATCGCCGCGCCCCCAACCTGCCGGTAATCCTGGTCACCCGCTTCGGCAGCATCTCGGCCGCGGTGACGACGATGCATGCGGGCGCGTTCGACTACGTTACCAAGCCGGTTGAGGTCATCGAGCTGCAGACGCGGGTCAAGCGCGCGCTCGAACTCGATCAACTCCAGCATGAGAACGACACCCTGCGCCAGGAATTGTCCGGGCGTTTCGGTCCGGACGCGGTGGTCGCGGAAAGTATCGAGAGCCGCAGGCTCATGGAACTGGTGCGGCGGATAGCGGCCAGCCATTCGACGGTGTTGATCCAGGGGGAGAGCGGCACCGGCAAGGAGCTGATTGCGCGCCTGGTCCATTACTGGAGCGACCGGGTGGGGCGGCCGTTTGTCGCGGTGAATTGCAAGGCGTTTGCCGAGAGCGTGCTCGAAAGCGAGCTGTTCGGCCATGAAAAGGGCGCCTTTACCGGCGCGGTCGCGGCGCGCCAGGGATGCTTCGAGCGGGCGTCGGGCGGAACGCTTTTGCTGGACGAGATCGGCGACATCAGCCCCGAGTTCCAGGCCAAACTGTTGCGCGTGCTGCAGGAGAGCGAAGTGCTGCGCGTCGGCGGCGCGAAACCGCGGCGGATCAACGTGCGCGTGGTGGCGGCAACCAACAGCTCGCTCAAGGACAAGGTGTCCGCGGGCAATTTTCGCGAAGACCTTTACTTCCGTCTCAACGTGATCCCGATTCAGCTCCTCCCGCTGCGCGAGCGGCGCGAGGATATTCTCCCGCTGGCGCGCGCCTTTCTCGCCCGGATGGCGGCCGAGACCGGCCGTCACATGACGCTCGACGCCGAGGCCGCGGAGATGCTGCTTCGGCATTCGTGGCCGGGCAACGTGCGTGAGCTTGAAAATGCGATCGAGCGGGCCGTGGTGCTCACCGCACCGACATCATCGCGGCCGCGGACCTGA
- a CDS encoding transposase has protein sequence MARNLIEAAEKSVGAHHSEPYRLRIKYLCEDLDVLRRRLKDLARDVERKLDDHEVDKLLMAIEGLGPLTAACLIAELGNPARFDSPGAIVSYVGVIPRIRQSGKKRFTKGPAIPLGNARLRKSLFMVVLQMVRRNPWLRQHYERLRAAGKPGKVAIIAAMRKLLVAVWSVATHRRPFVPVMPAPMTKNA, from the coding sequence TTGGCGCGCAATCTGATCGAGGCTGCCGAAAAATCCGTTGGGGCTCATCACTCTGAGCCGTATCGGCTACGGATTAAATACCTATGTGAGGATCTGGATGTGCTAAGGCGCCGACTGAAGGACCTGGCGCGGGACGTCGAGCGTAAACTGGATGATCACGAGGTGGATAAACTGCTGATGGCTATCGAAGGCCTGGGCCCACTGACTGCGGCTTGTCTGATCGCGGAACTCGGAAATCCAGCCCGCTTTGATAGCCCCGGCGCGATCGTGAGCTACGTCGGCGTGATTCCGCGCATCCGCCAATCGGGTAAGAAACGCTTCACGAAAGGGCCGGCGATCCCGTTGGGGAACGCTCGCTTGCGCAAATCGCTCTTCATGGTGGTTCTACAAATGGTGCGGCGTAACCCGTGGCTGCGGCAGCACTACGAACGGCTCCGAGCCGCAGGCAAACCCGGCAAAGTTGCAATCATCGCCGCGATGCGAAAACTGCTGGTCGCTGTGTGGAGCGTGGCGACTCACCGTAGACCCTTCGTGCCGGTAATGCCGGCACCAATGACGAAAAACGCTTGA